A region from the Paenibacillus humicola genome encodes:
- the spoVB gene encoding stage V sporulation protein B produces MGQQKQSFIRGTMILSTAAFINRILGFISGMFVARVLGAEGIGLLMMAHPLVPLVITITELGLPVAISKMVAEADASGDRLKVRRILHISLAVTGFLSLTLTAVSLLGSEWIASLLLSDHRAYYAMLAITPIAPIVAVSAVLKGYFRGMQRMMTIAASDVLEHTVQIACVLAIVHLLMPYGVIYAAAGAMTASVVSEAIGLLFLAVSYKLNGEPKVPGETWAKHLKTGKSLLAELLRIGLPTTGHGVIQSVYGAIQPVLITSSLALAGIGTAVATKQFGLLAGYVFPLLFMPSFITQSLSTALIPAIGEAAVNKNGLLMHERMNQALGLGLLIGAPATVILFQWATPLTKLVYNAPEAGLLLKILAPLFFLHYFDAPLHAILLGLGRANAVLTNFIVATAFKAVSIFVFGSQFGIIGVAYGFGIGMIMQTLLNFFSVSSSIGFYWRVEPYIKVGLCMVLMALCGRWTFDYFNAHGMTLLWSTAGSIACSAVFYFIALVLTNTLKWKGMRYTISVPW; encoded by the coding sequence ATGGGGCAGCAGAAACAATCGTTCATAAGAGGGACGATGATATTGTCGACAGCCGCATTCATCAACCGTATTCTCGGGTTTATCAGCGGTATGTTTGTCGCTCGCGTATTGGGTGCCGAAGGAATCGGCCTGCTGATGATGGCGCATCCGCTCGTGCCGCTCGTCATTACGATTACGGAGCTCGGCCTGCCGGTGGCGATTTCCAAAATGGTCGCCGAGGCCGACGCTTCCGGCGACCGGCTAAAGGTGCGGCGCATCCTGCACATTTCGCTCGCGGTCACCGGGTTCTTGAGCCTGACGCTTACGGCCGTCTCGCTGCTCGGCTCCGAGTGGATCGCCTCCCTTCTGCTGAGCGACCACCGCGCCTATTACGCGATGCTCGCTATTACGCCGATTGCGCCTATCGTCGCCGTTTCCGCCGTGCTGAAGGGCTACTTCCGCGGCATGCAGCGCATGATGACGATCGCCGCATCGGACGTGCTCGAGCATACGGTGCAGATCGCCTGCGTGCTGGCGATCGTGCATTTGCTGATGCCGTACGGCGTCATATACGCGGCTGCGGGCGCGATGACCGCTTCGGTCGTCAGCGAGGCGATCGGCCTTCTGTTTCTGGCGGTCAGCTACAAGCTGAACGGAGAGCCGAAGGTACCGGGTGAGACCTGGGCGAAGCATTTGAAGACAGGAAAAAGCCTGCTTGCCGAGCTGCTGCGGATCGGCCTGCCGACAACCGGACACGGCGTGATTCAATCGGTGTACGGCGCCATTCAGCCGGTGCTCATCACATCGAGCCTGGCACTGGCCGGCATCGGCACGGCGGTGGCCACGAAGCAGTTCGGCTTACTCGCCGGCTACGTATTTCCGCTGCTTTTTATGCCGAGCTTTATTACCCAATCCTTGTCCACCGCGCTTATACCGGCAATCGGCGAAGCGGCGGTGAACAAGAACGGGCTGCTGATGCACGAACGGATGAATCAGGCGCTCGGCCTGGGGCTATTAATCGGCGCGCCGGCAACCGTTATCCTGTTCCAGTGGGCAACGCCGCTGACGAAGCTCGTCTACAATGCGCCGGAGGCCGGGCTGCTGCTGAAAATATTGGCGCCCCTGTTTTTCCTGCATTATTTCGATGCGCCGCTGCATGCGATTCTGCTCGGACTCGGCCGCGCGAACGCCGTTCTAACGAATTTTATCGTAGCCACGGCGTTCAAGGCGGTGTCTATTTTCGTGTTTGGCAGCCAATTCGGCATCATCGGCGTCGCCTACGGCTTCGGCATCGGCATGATCATGCAAACGCTGCTGAACTTTTTCTCGGTTTCAAGCTCGATCGGATTTTATTGGAGGGTCGAACCGTATATTAAAGTCGGCTTGTGCATGGTCCTGATGGCGCTTTGCGGGCGGTGGACCTTCGATTATTTTAACGCCCACGGGATGACGCTGTTATGGAGCACGGCCGGCTCGATCGCCTGTTCAGCGGTCTTCTATTTCATTGCGCTCGTGCTGACGAATACGCTGAAATGGAAAGGGATGCGCTACACGATTTCGGTGCCGTGGTAA
- a CDS encoding Gfo/Idh/MocA family protein, giving the protein MEKPVYRVALLGLGNRGWSHLAGFRANADRFWIQAVCSSSRDKLRTVKEQDEAYLTYTDAEQMLAETRPDVFCFATPPNVRLSLIQLAARYGVKAVAMEKPIANSLQETREISRLCREHGIQVVVCHQHKYLPSFAKLMQVVRSGEIGDVVRIHAKTRGWLYNSGTHFVDYMLWINGGNEADWVVGHVHGKSKLDDSHPSPDFALGELHFKNGVTGVIECGYLSPSYLPPERFWTDNRLTVYGTHGYAWAETDGRWAAFTRHSHGRLLEGQELPWSPAVKDAIQAEYTKDLADWMDDRSKRHPCHFEISEHGYEILFAICAASLDHTRVDLPLQSGLHADMIGRMMQELPEV; this is encoded by the coding sequence GTGGAAAAGCCGGTGTACCGGGTTGCGTTATTGGGTTTGGGAAATCGGGGATGGTCCCATCTTGCGGGCTTCAGAGCCAACGCGGATCGTTTTTGGATCCAAGCGGTCTGCAGCTCTAGCAGGGACAAGCTGCGAACGGTGAAGGAGCAGGACGAGGCTTACCTGACGTATACGGATGCCGAACAGATGCTGGCGGAAACGAGGCCGGATGTATTCTGCTTCGCGACTCCGCCGAATGTACGGCTGTCTCTTATTCAGCTGGCCGCCCGGTACGGGGTGAAGGCCGTCGCGATGGAAAAACCGATCGCGAATTCGCTGCAGGAGACGAGGGAAATTTCCCGGCTGTGCCGCGAACACGGGATACAGGTCGTCGTTTGCCACCAGCACAAATATTTGCCGTCGTTCGCGAAGCTGATGCAGGTTGTCCGTTCGGGGGAGATCGGCGACGTCGTCCGTATTCATGCCAAAACGCGGGGGTGGTTGTATAATTCGGGCACCCATTTCGTCGATTATATGCTGTGGATCAACGGCGGAAACGAGGCGGATTGGGTTGTCGGGCACGTGCACGGCAAAAGCAAGCTTGACGACAGCCATCCCTCCCCGGATTTTGCGCTCGGGGAGCTGCATTTCAAGAACGGGGTAACGGGTGTCATCGAATGCGGGTATTTAAGCCCGTCGTACCTGCCTCCGGAACGGTTTTGGACCGACAACCGCTTGACGGTGTACGGAACGCACGGATACGCTTGGGCGGAAACCGACGGACGGTGGGCCGCGTTTACCCGGCATTCGCACGGCCGGCTGCTGGAAGGCCAAGAGCTTCCCTGGTCCCCGGCCGTAAAGGATGCCATCCAGGCGGAGTATACGAAAGATTTGGCCGATTGGATGGATGACCGGAGCAAGCGGCATCCGTGCCATTTTGAGATCAGCGAGCACGGCTATGAAATTTTGTTCGCCATTTGTGCCGCCTCCCTGGATCACACGCGAGTTGACCTGCCGCTTCAAAGCGGCTTGCATGCGGATATGATCGGGCGTATGATGCAGGAGCTTCCCGAAGTCTGA
- a CDS encoding FG-GAP-like repeat-containing protein — MAATESAPYLAGTVDIRAAGPRCKMLLGDLDGDGRMEIVMVQPGSRKDVRYIPHQVQCVTAFDLLGNRLWQTGTPHPEAGGPGADYPAQLYDWDGDGRLEVLCVMEDRFVALEGATGKIKRTHPLPDPQAHDCIIIANVSGNDRPGDILLKDRYSRMWAMDRDFRLLWTHEGNIGHFPWPYDWDGDGRDEVMAGYDMLSPEGRVMWSCRGLDDHADCIWTGDVNGDGEPEIVIGGSVTVLYDRHGRELWRYEGSIESQHVALGKFRSDLPGLQIAGLDRIIRGGREKPGKDGMFLLDAEGSEVWKEERTTSGWLTIIETLRGWDDGPLDYILAFRRGGGLYPALYDGHMRTAVQFPADGYAAHADLLGSGREQVVIYDHETASVYSGSPVDLSASVSGAPLKMSKRLYSSTLYPGGEV; from the coding sequence ATGGCTGCAACGGAATCTGCGCCTTATTTGGCGGGAACGGTGGATATTCGGGCTGCGGGTCCAAGGTGCAAAATGCTGCTTGGAGACCTCGACGGAGACGGCCGGATGGAAATCGTCATGGTCCAGCCGGGCAGCCGGAAGGACGTCCGGTATATTCCTCACCAGGTGCAGTGCGTGACCGCGTTCGACCTGCTGGGCAACAGGCTGTGGCAGACGGGCACGCCGCATCCCGAGGCGGGAGGGCCCGGAGCGGACTATCCGGCTCAGCTGTATGACTGGGACGGAGACGGCCGGCTTGAGGTGCTGTGCGTCATGGAGGACCGGTTTGTTGCGCTCGAAGGAGCGACCGGCAAAATCAAACGGACGCATCCGCTGCCCGATCCGCAAGCGCATGACTGCATTATCATTGCGAACGTATCGGGAAACGACCGGCCGGGCGATATTCTGCTGAAGGACCGGTATTCCCGGATGTGGGCGATGGACCGGGATTTCAGGCTGCTGTGGACGCACGAGGGCAATATCGGCCATTTTCCATGGCCATACGACTGGGACGGCGACGGCCGCGACGAGGTGATGGCGGGCTACGACATGTTAAGTCCGGAAGGGCGAGTGATGTGGTCGTGCCGCGGCCTCGACGATCATGCGGACTGCATATGGACCGGGGATGTAAACGGGGACGGGGAACCGGAAATTGTGATTGGAGGCAGCGTAACCGTCCTGTATGACCGGCACGGACGGGAGCTGTGGCGTTACGAAGGGTCGATCGAGTCGCAGCATGTTGCGCTGGGAAAGTTTCGCAGCGACTTGCCCGGGCTGCAAATCGCGGGCCTTGACCGTATCATTCGCGGCGGCAGGGAAAAGCCGGGCAAGGACGGCATGTTCCTGCTGGATGCGGAGGGCAGCGAAGTGTGGAAGGAAGAGCGGACGACTAGCGGCTGGCTGACGATCATCGAAACGCTGCGCGGCTGGGATGACGGCCCGCTCGACTATATATTGGCCTTTCGGAGGGGAGGCGGCCTATATCCCGCGCTGTACGACGGCCATATGCGGACCGCCGTGCAATTTCCGGCGGACGGGTATGCGGCGCACGCCGATTTGCTCGGCTCGGGCAGGGAGCAGGTCGTCATTTACGATCACGAAACGGCCTCCGTTTATTCCGGCAGTCCGGTCGATTTGTCGGCTTCGGTGTCCGGCGCGCCATTGAAAATGAGCAAACGTCTGTACAGCTCCACGCTTTATCCGGGAGGCGAAGTGTAA